A stretch of Sphingomicrobium flavum DNA encodes these proteins:
- the eda gene encoding bifunctional 4-hydroxy-2-oxoglutarate aldolase/2-dehydro-3-deoxy-phosphogluconate aldolase has protein sequence MSIDTIMKTAPVIPVLVLDGGVDPVALAETLVEAGLPVIEVTLRTDNALADIKAMAGVSGAIVGAGTVLNPDHLKAATDHGAEFIVSPGLTEPLARAAIDDGVAFLPGIANAGDIMRGLDLGLERFKFFPAKAAGGLPALKSLAGPFGNVRFCPTGGIKESTAPDWLADEAVLCVGGSWILPKGESDLGAIGQRAKAAAAL, from the coding sequence ATGAGCATCGACACGATCATGAAGACCGCGCCGGTCATCCCGGTGCTGGTGCTGGACGGCGGGGTCGATCCTGTGGCGCTGGCCGAAACATTGGTCGAGGCGGGGCTGCCCGTCATCGAAGTCACCCTGCGGACCGACAATGCGCTGGCCGACATCAAGGCGATGGCGGGGGTTTCTGGTGCGATCGTGGGCGCCGGAACCGTGCTCAATCCCGATCATCTCAAGGCCGCGACCGATCATGGCGCCGAGTTCATCGTCTCGCCCGGGCTGACAGAGCCACTGGCGCGCGCGGCCATCGACGATGGCGTGGCCTTCCTGCCGGGCATCGCCAATGCGGGCGATATCATGCGCGGGCTGGACCTGGGGCTCGAGCGCTTCAAATTCTTTCCGGCGAAAGCGGCGGGCGGATTGCCGGCGCTGAAATCGCTGGCCGGGCCGTTCGGCAATGTGCGCTTCTGCCCGACCGGCGGCATCAAGGAATCCACCGCGCCCGACTGGCTGGCCGACGAGGCCGTGCTGTGCGTCGGCGGCAGCTGGATCCTGCCCAAGGGCGAAAGCGATCTCGGTGCAATTGGCCAGCGCGCAAAGGCGGCCGCCGCCCTCTAG
- a CDS encoding MFS transporter, whose product MSDNAHEAKPWSMTKVVTASSAGTAFEWYDFFIFGALASTIGQVFFSGLGETAGVLAALGLFAAGFAFRPLGAIIFGAMGDRVGRKATFLTTVSLMGGATFAIGLLPTYATAGIIAPILLIILRICQGTALGGEYGGAAIYVAEHADDDKRGAATGWIQSSAAFGLIAALLVIYFTRTTVGEEAFLEWGWRIPFLVSVLLLLISVWMRLKLSESPAFQKLQEEGQVTKTPLREAFAEKESLKQVLTAFFAFMAAQGALWYCAFFYVQVFLERNLGVPGAEVNWIILTVTVISAPLYVFFGWLSDRVGRKPVMVGGMLLGLVSFYPGFHAIADAVNPRLAAAQAAQPVTIATDLDSCSVQFDLIGKAEFTTPCDIASKTLSAKGISYDRVASEDGSTVVRIGETAVPISDNGDAIAPALTAAGYPAAADPDEMDTTTLYFWLIIFTFAATALYGPQAAALVEMFPTRTRYTAMSLPYHIGTGWVGGFLPVTAFAIVAATGDIYAGLWYPIFFVGLSVVCSLLFWREKHGRPLH is encoded by the coding sequence ATGTCCGATAACGCCCATGAGGCCAAGCCCTGGTCGATGACCAAGGTCGTCACCGCCTCGTCCGCAGGCACCGCGTTCGAATGGTATGATTTCTTCATTTTCGGCGCGCTGGCGAGCACCATCGGGCAGGTCTTCTTCTCAGGCCTGGGCGAGACGGCGGGCGTGCTCGCCGCGCTCGGCCTGTTTGCCGCCGGCTTCGCCTTCCGGCCCTTGGGCGCCATCATCTTCGGCGCGATGGGCGACCGGGTCGGGCGCAAGGCCACCTTCCTCACCACTGTCAGCCTGATGGGCGGCGCCACCTTCGCCATCGGCCTGCTGCCGACCTATGCGACCGCGGGCATCATCGCCCCCATCCTGCTGATCATCCTGCGCATCTGCCAGGGAACGGCGCTGGGCGGCGAATATGGCGGCGCGGCCATCTATGTCGCCGAACATGCCGATGACGACAAGCGCGGCGCGGCCACCGGCTGGATCCAGTCCAGCGCCGCCTTCGGCCTGATCGCGGCTTTGCTGGTCATCTATTTCACGCGCACCACGGTGGGCGAAGAGGCATTCCTCGAATGGGGCTGGCGTATTCCCTTCCTGGTTTCGGTGCTGCTGCTGCTCATCTCGGTCTGGATGCGCCTCAAACTGTCGGAAAGCCCGGCCTTCCAAAAATTGCAGGAAGAAGGACAGGTCACCAAGACCCCGCTGCGTGAAGCCTTCGCCGAAAAGGAAAGCTTGAAGCAGGTGCTGACCGCCTTCTTCGCCTTCATGGCCGCACAGGGCGCGCTCTGGTATTGCGCTTTCTTCTACGTCCAGGTCTTCCTTGAACGGAATCTCGGCGTGCCGGGGGCGGAGGTGAACTGGATCATCCTGACCGTCACCGTCATTTCCGCGCCGCTTTACGTCTTCTTCGGCTGGCTGTCGGACAGGGTCGGGCGCAAGCCCGTGATGGTCGGCGGGATGCTACTGGGCCTCGTCAGCTTCTATCCGGGCTTTCACGCCATCGCCGATGCAGTGAACCCGCGCCTCGCTGCCGCGCAGGCCGCGCAGCCGGTGACCATCGCCACCGATCTCGACAGCTGCTCGGTCCAGTTCGATTTGATCGGCAAGGCGGAATTCACCACGCCGTGCGACATCGCATCCAAGACGCTGTCGGCCAAGGGCATTAGCTATGACCGCGTCGCCAGCGAAGATGGCAGCACCGTTGTGCGCATCGGTGAGACTGCGGTGCCGATCAGCGACAATGGCGATGCCATCGCGCCGGCGCTGACCGCCGCGGGCTATCCCGCCGCCGCCGATCCGGACGAGATGGACACCACGACCCTCTATTTCTGGCTGATCATCTTCACTTTCGCCGCGACCGCGCTCTACGGTCCGCAGGCCGCTGCCCTGGTCGAAATGTTCCCGACCCGCACCCGCTATACGGCGATGAGCCTGCCTTATCATATCGGCACGGGCTGGGTCGGCGGCTTCCTGCCGGTGACGGCCTTCGCCATCGTCGCGGCGACGGGCGATATCTATGCCGGGCTCTGGTATCCGATCTTCTTCGTCGGACTATCGGTGGTCTGCTCGCTGCTCTTCTGGCGCGAAAAGCACGGGCGGCCTCTCCACTAG